The following proteins are encoded in a genomic region of Montipora foliosa isolate CH-2021 chromosome 8, ASM3666993v2, whole genome shotgun sequence:
- the LOC137968130 gene encoding tyrosinase-like isoform X1 has protein sequence MNLTATDHRRGHGAWVRGQINSTRWRKVKMSQRVAFTWLLPYFFAVSLPLIEGQFPKVCVTLDSLKSKECCPIPKGFSAPCGRDGNRGTCQELTIREWNFTYSHYKAFQLEDDRHDWPNALYNKTCKCKSNFAGYDCSKCEFGYYGKNCNQKKILTRKNFARLSAEEKDRYMRYINMSKYFESDYVVTLTPYKVIYRTVQAGGDPASLFHNVTNYDFFVWMHYYAARDTIHPNNKTDADIDFAHDGQGFPSWHRLYLLAWERTLQEIAGDDNFSLPFWDWTLSKDECDPSICSEDLLGVTQQENGVVKGKYFKDWYVICTAEQTNNLLLMCDPTNRQPRLERSTKKEREIKAKTQGYTMTFPSKDEVNFALRFETFALPPYSKESSCNFANILEGYASTKTGYRLPNVHTLHNQVHIFIGGIMGDVPPSANDPIFLLHHSFVDRIYEKWLRKYNKDASVLSLLDAPIGHNRHDVIVPFFPLYTHQQMFKKSFEFGYKYEEVDENGKSSDDEEPVEPIDLGQCPVVTVPRSAVTGMQTCSWLMISSLALLLAD, from the exons GAAGGTCAAGATGAGTCAAAGAGTCGCTTTCACTTGGCTTTTGCCTTATTTTTTTGCTGTCAGTTTACCCTTGATAGAAGGCCAGTTTCCTAAAGTTTGCGTCACGCTCGACAGCTTGAAGAGCAAAGAGTGCTGTCCGATCCCAAAGGGCTTCAGTGCGCCTTGTGGTAGAGATGGCAACAGAGGCACGTGCCAGGAGTTGACGATTCGTGAATGGAATTTTACCTACAGTCATTACAAGGCATTCCAGTTGGAGGACGATCGTCACGACTGGCCAAATGCCCTCTACAACAAAACCTGCAAATGCAAATCAAACTTCGCTGGTTATGACTGCAGCAAGTGCGAGTTTGGTTACTATGGTAAAAACTGCAACCAAAAGAAGATCCTGACGAGGAAGAATTTTGCCAGATTGTCAGCCGAGGAGAAGGATCGCTACATGAGATACATCAACATGTCCAAGTACTTTGAAAGTGATTATGTGGTGACTTTGACTCCTTACAAAGTGATCTACAGGACCGTGCAGGCTGGTGGAGACCCCGCGTCCTTGTTTCACAACGTCACCAACTATGACTTTTTCGTGTGGATGCATTATTACGCAGCACGTGATACAATTCATCCAAACAACAAAACGGATGCAGACATTGACTTTGCGCATGACGGCCAGGGATTTCCTTCGTGGCATCGACTGTACCTGCTTGCTTGGGAGAGAACTTTGCAGGAAATTGCCGGTGATGACAATTTTTCTCTTCCTTTCTGGGATTGGACCTTAAGTAAAGATGAGTGTGACCCTAGCATTTGCTCTGAAGATTTACTTGGCGTGACACAACAAGAAAACGGCGTGGTGAAAGGCAAATATTTTAAAGATTGGTACGTCATTTGCACTGCAGAACAAACCAATAACCTGTTGTTAATGTGTGATCCTACAAATCGGCAGCCCAGGCTGGAGcgttcgacgaagaaggaaagGGAAATAAAAGCCAAGACCCAAGGATACACAATGACTTTTCCAAGCAAAGATGAAGTCAATTTTGCTCTCCGCTTTGAAACCTTCGCCCTACCGCCTTACAGCAAAGAGTCGAGCTGCAATTTCGCAAACATCCTCGAAGGCTACGCCAGTACCAAAACTGGATATCGTTTGCCCAACGTCCACACCTTGCACAACCAGGTTCACATCTTTATTGGGGGAATCATGGGAGACGTACCCCCATCTGCCAATGATCCAATTTTTCTTCTGCATCATTCTTTCGTGGATCGCATCTATGAAAAGTGGCTCCGCAAGTACAACAAAGACGCCTCTGTTCTTTCTCTCCTCGACGCACCCATTGGCCACAACAGGCACGACGTCATTGTACCATTTTTCCCATTGTACACCCATCAGCAAATGTTCAAGAAGTCTTTTGAGTTCGGTTATAAATATGAGGAAGTTGACGAAAATG GCAAATCCTCTGATGATGAAGAGCCTGTGGAGCCAATAGATTTGGGACAGTGCCCTGTAGTGACAGTACCGCGTTCTGCAGTGACAGGCATGCAAACATGTTCGTGGTTAATGATATCCAGCCTAGCTTTGTTACTGGCTGATTAA
- the LOC137968130 gene encoding tyrosinase-like isoform X2 — MSQRVAFTWLLPYFFAVSLPLIEGQFPKVCVTLDSLKSKECCPIPKGFSAPCGRDGNRGTCQELTIREWNFTYSHYKAFQLEDDRHDWPNALYNKTCKCKSNFAGYDCSKCEFGYYGKNCNQKKILTRKNFARLSAEEKDRYMRYINMSKYFESDYVVTLTPYKVIYRTVQAGGDPASLFHNVTNYDFFVWMHYYAARDTIHPNNKTDADIDFAHDGQGFPSWHRLYLLAWERTLQEIAGDDNFSLPFWDWTLSKDECDPSICSEDLLGVTQQENGVVKGKYFKDWYVICTAEQTNNLLLMCDPTNRQPRLERSTKKEREIKAKTQGYTMTFPSKDEVNFALRFETFALPPYSKESSCNFANILEGYASTKTGYRLPNVHTLHNQVHIFIGGIMGDVPPSANDPIFLLHHSFVDRIYEKWLRKYNKDASVLSLLDAPIGHNRHDVIVPFFPLYTHQQMFKKSFEFGYKYEEVDENGKSSDDEEPVEPIDLGQCPVVTVPRSAVTGMQTCSWLMISSLALLLAD; from the exons ATGAGTCAAAGAGTCGCTTTCACTTGGCTTTTGCCTTATTTTTTTGCTGTCAGTTTACCCTTGATAGAAGGCCAGTTTCCTAAAGTTTGCGTCACGCTCGACAGCTTGAAGAGCAAAGAGTGCTGTCCGATCCCAAAGGGCTTCAGTGCGCCTTGTGGTAGAGATGGCAACAGAGGCACGTGCCAGGAGTTGACGATTCGTGAATGGAATTTTACCTACAGTCATTACAAGGCATTCCAGTTGGAGGACGATCGTCACGACTGGCCAAATGCCCTCTACAACAAAACCTGCAAATGCAAATCAAACTTCGCTGGTTATGACTGCAGCAAGTGCGAGTTTGGTTACTATGGTAAAAACTGCAACCAAAAGAAGATCCTGACGAGGAAGAATTTTGCCAGATTGTCAGCCGAGGAGAAGGATCGCTACATGAGATACATCAACATGTCCAAGTACTTTGAAAGTGATTATGTGGTGACTTTGACTCCTTACAAAGTGATCTACAGGACCGTGCAGGCTGGTGGAGACCCCGCGTCCTTGTTTCACAACGTCACCAACTATGACTTTTTCGTGTGGATGCATTATTACGCAGCACGTGATACAATTCATCCAAACAACAAAACGGATGCAGACATTGACTTTGCGCATGACGGCCAGGGATTTCCTTCGTGGCATCGACTGTACCTGCTTGCTTGGGAGAGAACTTTGCAGGAAATTGCCGGTGATGACAATTTTTCTCTTCCTTTCTGGGATTGGACCTTAAGTAAAGATGAGTGTGACCCTAGCATTTGCTCTGAAGATTTACTTGGCGTGACACAACAAGAAAACGGCGTGGTGAAAGGCAAATATTTTAAAGATTGGTACGTCATTTGCACTGCAGAACAAACCAATAACCTGTTGTTAATGTGTGATCCTACAAATCGGCAGCCCAGGCTGGAGcgttcgacgaagaaggaaagGGAAATAAAAGCCAAGACCCAAGGATACACAATGACTTTTCCAAGCAAAGATGAAGTCAATTTTGCTCTCCGCTTTGAAACCTTCGCCCTACCGCCTTACAGCAAAGAGTCGAGCTGCAATTTCGCAAACATCCTCGAAGGCTACGCCAGTACCAAAACTGGATATCGTTTGCCCAACGTCCACACCTTGCACAACCAGGTTCACATCTTTATTGGGGGAATCATGGGAGACGTACCCCCATCTGCCAATGATCCAATTTTTCTTCTGCATCATTCTTTCGTGGATCGCATCTATGAAAAGTGGCTCCGCAAGTACAACAAAGACGCCTCTGTTCTTTCTCTCCTCGACGCACCCATTGGCCACAACAGGCACGACGTCATTGTACCATTTTTCCCATTGTACACCCATCAGCAAATGTTCAAGAAGTCTTTTGAGTTCGGTTATAAATATGAGGAAGTTGACGAAAATG GCAAATCCTCTGATGATGAAGAGCCTGTGGAGCCAATAGATTTGGGACAGTGCCCTGTAGTGACAGTACCGCGTTCTGCAGTGACAGGCATGCAAACATGTTCGTGGTTAATGATATCCAGCCTAGCTTTGTTACTGGCTGATTAA
- the LOC138013034 gene encoding putative nuclease HARBI1, whose amino-acid sequence MADMLLFGRLADARRARPRRFRLFNARLDDYLSENDVKSRFRFGRDSINYLVDLLSDDLARNTARNHALSPLVQVLVALRFFASGSFLEVIGDTFGLPKSTVSRCITSVSQALVRRQHMFIVWPDEDRKTVIKQAFFAKNGFPGVIGCIDCTHIRIQAPRVNENDFVNRKGYHSLNVQAICNHKGMFTNVVAKWPGNAHDSFIFQDSLIYDKLNDEIKDLEDGFLIGDSGYGCKPFIMTPYPHPSTQHQEAFNEALGKTRVKIEQSFGIFKRRFHLMHSEIRMDPVKVSQLVGACAVLHNIAILRNDMYDPGETLLENDQPDVPPYDGPEDGLKIRDYICEHYF is encoded by the exons ATGGCCGACATGTTGCTGTTTGGTCGTCTTGCTGATGCAAGACGCGCCAGACCGCGGCGTTTTAGGCTTTTTAATGCACGTTTGGATGACTACTTAAGCGAGAACGACGTCAAGTCGAGATTCCGTTTTGGTAGAGACTCCATAAATTACCTTGTCGATTTGTTGTCCGATGATCTAGCGAGAAACACCGCTCGTAATCACGCACTTTCGCCACTTGTTCAAGTTCTTGTAGCCTTACGTTTCTTCGCATCTGGAAGTTTCCTGGAGGTAATCGGCGATACATTCGGGCTACCAAAATCCACGGTCTCACGCTGCATAACTTCAGTATCACAGGCTCTAGTACGCCGTCAACATATGTTCATTGTTTGGCCGGATGAGGACAGGAAAACTGTGATCAAACAGGCCTTCTTCGCCAAGAACGGCTTCCCAGGTGTGATCGGGTGCATTGACTGCACACACATCCGCATTCAAGCGCCACGTGTCAATGAAAACGACTTCGTGAATCGAAAAGGATATCATTCTCTGAACGTACAAGCGATTTGTAATCATAAAG GTATGTTCACCAATGTGGTGGCAAAGTGGCCTGGGAATGCACACGATTCCTTTATCTTCCAAGACAGCCTTATCTATGACAAGCTAAATGATGAGATAAAGGACTTGGAAGATGGCTTCCTGATTGGTGATAGTGGATATGGCTGTAAGCCTTTTATAATGACACCCTACCCCCACCCCAGTACACAGCACCAGGAGGCTTTCAATGAGGCTTTAGGCAAAACCAgagtgaaaattgagcagtcaTTTGGAATCTTCAAGAGAAGATTCCATCTCATGCACTCTGAAATACGAATGGATCCCGTCAAGGTCTCGCAGCTCGTAGGCGCCTGTGCAGTTCTGCATAATATTGCAATCCTTCGAAATGACATGTATGATCCAGGAGAAACCCTGCTTGAAAATGACCAACCAGATGTGCCCCCATATGATGGCCCTGAAGATGGGTTGAAAATTAGAGATTACATTTGTGAACATTACTTCTGA